In Castanea sativa cultivar Marrone di Chiusa Pesio chromosome 6, ASM4071231v1, a single window of DNA contains:
- the LOC142640779 gene encoding uncharacterized protein LOC142640779, with protein MEIQAARRRINLIAAHFSPTDDISVTKVLPMNCSSSLNSVLRRCDNRMFFARQGSVSQANFMRQATIEENCSSEQATIEEKCNSNLNSVIQRCDNRMFFARQGSVSQANFMRQATTEEINPADSDLPLKPSGYKGSYNDSEAPLFSRPVKKEPDFANVAQPVVQGCMLTVPEPPKFAGPGRRTSGRIEWSPRMDVAESGCNYVVTVEIPGVNRHNIRVEVDDQKLTVQGRRSTQYWKASGFSNDSISAYHKQEILQGPYQVVWPLPANVNKDSVSAEFLDGFLQIIIPKI; from the exons ATGGAGATCCAAGCGGCCAGACGTAGAATCAACTTGATTGCAGCTCACTTCTCACCTACTGATGATATCTCTGTCACCAAAGTCCTCCCAATG AACTGCAGTAGCAGTTTAAACTCTGTGCTCCGGAGGTGTGATAACAGAATGTTTTTTGCAAGGCAAGGATCTGTTTCTCAAGCTAATTTCATGAGGCAGGCTACCATTGAAGAG AACTGCAGTAGTGAGCAGGCTACCATTGAAGAG AAATGCAATAGCAATTTAAACTCTGTGATCCAAAGGTGTGATAATAGGATGTTTTTTGCAAGGCAAGGATCTGTTTCTCAAGCTAATTTTATGAGGCAGGCTACTACAGAAGAG ATCAATCCAGCTGATTCTGATTTGCCTCTCAAACCCTCTGGTTATAAGGGATCTTATAATGATTCTGAAGCACCATTATTCTCTAGACCTGTGAAGAAAGAACCGGACTTTGCAAATGTTGCCCAACCTGTGGTGCAAGGTTGCATGTTAACTGTGCCTGAGCCTCCTAAGTTTGCTGGACCAGGCAGAAGAACCAGTGGAA GAATTGAGTGGTCTCCCAGGATGGATGTTGCAGAATCAGGATGTAATTATGTTGTGACAGTGGAAATTCCAGGCGTCAATCGCCATAACATTAGAGTGGAGGTTGATGACCAGAA ATTAACTGTACAGGGTAGACGCTCAACCCAATACTGGAAAGCGTCAGGTTTTTCAAATGATTCAATCTCTGCATATCACAAACAAGAGATTTTACAAGGGCCATACCAGGTAGTATGGCCACTTCCTGCAAATGTCAACAAGGACAGTGTCTCAGCTGAATTTTT